The sequence GGTCACGTAAACGCGAACCACAGAAATCGGATTCCAAAACCGATAAGCACCAAGCCAATTATCTGATAGGCTCTACGCAGAATATCGGGGCGGATCAGCGTTTTGATGCGGTGGGCAAAGACCACCTTGAGGCTGTCGGTGGTGAAGATGCCCAACAGCGCTGCCGATAGAAAGAACCATAGCTCCTGCCCTGTTCCGAATCGGCTCTGCGCCAGACCAATGACACCCGTCCAAACCAGAAACACGAACGGATTGACGAAATTGACCAGAAAGCCTTTGGCGAAATACGCGGAGTAATGTCCCGCATGGAGTTTCACTTCGCTGTCCACGTTCACATTGGGTTTCAGCAGGTATTTGAGGCCCAGACCAAGCAATATGACGCTGCCGCCCAACGCCAAGTAAAACTGGTTTTCGGTGTTCTTGAAGAACGGAATGGCCCCGAACGAGCACAGCCCCACGCACACCACATCGCTGATGAAGATGCCCAGCGCCACCATCATTCCCGCCCAGAAACCATAGTTGAGGGCACTTTTGAGCAGCGTGAAGAACACCGGGCCGATAAATACGACCATTCCGAGGCCGACCAAGTATCCTTCGAACAACGCCATGCGGCTAAATTAAGCCTCTTTGAACGGATTTCGCTGCGTCCACTCTTTGGGGCGGATGTTGGTAATGAAGCGCTTGAGGATGGAATTGGTGATGGAATTGAGGTGTTTTATCATCAGATGATGGTCCACAGGCTCCGCTCCCATCGTGCTTTTGATCTCCATGGCCGTACGCGCCAGGTCAATGCTTTTTGCGCCATCCTTGATGGCATCATCCAGCAAATGGTAAAGGATGTTCTGGTAGAGGGAGCAATCCTGATTGTAATCGTAGTTCAGCCCCACAAAACTGGCATAGCTGTGCTCGAACCCACGGATGTAGGAATAGAACCCGATCAGCTTTTCGCCATCGAAAAAGCCCTTCACCACGAAGTGGTCATCGAGGGCGGCTTTCAGGTCGAGGAAATACCTTGGGTGGATGCTCACCATGTGAAAATCGGCCCCGGCCTCCACATTCTTGAACAGCTGCATGATGGTGTCATTATGCTGCTGAATGTCATCCACGCTGAATTCTCTCAGTGTAAGATGCTCCGCCTTTTTGATGGCCGCCTTGGCCCTTACACGGTACTTGGAACTGAAATCGTTCATCACGCTGTCGAAATCCTGCCAATCGGGGCGGATGGTCGAGGTCATGTTCGGTTGCATCTCAGACGATACCGTTACCGGTACCTCCTGCATCAGATAACCCGTGGCCGAAACCTTTACTGTATAGGTACCATAGGGTATGTTGGGCAGGGTGAATT is a genomic window of Flavobacteriales bacterium containing:
- a CDS encoding lysine transporter LysE — its product is MALFEGYLVGLGMVVFIGPVFFTLLKSALNYGFWAGMMVALGIFISDVVCVGLCSFGAIPFFKNTENQFYLALGGSVILLGLGLKYLLKPNVNVDSEVKLHAGHYSAYFAKGFLVNFVNPFVFLVWTGVIGLAQSRFGTGQELWFFLSAALLGIFTTDSLKVVFAHRIKTLIRPDILRRAYQIIGLVLIGFGIRFLWFAFT
- a CDS encoding GNAT family N-acetyltransferase; the protein is MGQWGFEVNQSSTGGNGSGHGGGPQPPGTGSITGTVADMATAFGISGATVEVNALGVSATTDAMGKFTLPNIPYGTYTVKVSATGYLMQEVPVTVSSEMQPNMTSTIRPDWQDFDSVMNDFSSKYRVRAKAAIKKAEHLTLREFSVDDIQQHNDTIMQLFKNVEAGADFHMVSIHPRYFLDLKAALDDHFVVKGFFDGEKLIGFYSYIRGFEHSYASFVGLNYDYNQDCSLYQNILYHLLDDAIKDGAKSIDLARTAMEIKSTMGAEPVDHHLMIKHLNSITNSILKRFITNIRPKEWTQRNPFKEA